GCGATGCACAGGACCCGACCCTGTTCATCTTCTACGAGGTGTGGGCATCGCGGGAGGCGCTAGCCGAGCACACGGCGTTGCCACACATGCGCGCGTTTCACGACAAGCGCATGGACTACCTGAGACGTGATTTCGACATTCGCGAGATCGAGATGCTCAGCCCGGCGAGTGCAGCGCGGGCCTAGTTCGCGATCCGTGGGAGCCAGCTTGCTGGCGATAGTTGTGGTGGCCAGGATTGCATCCGGGCCACCACAACAGGCGAGGCTGGGCTCAGTGGCTGTAACCCGGCTTCTGGCGAATGGTCTTGAGCAGGTCGTCGGGTGAAATGTGCCCGACCACCTGGGTCGCCGCGCTGCCCGGTTGCGGCAGGTCGAGAATGTGGCCCTTCATCTTGCCGATCACGTGCATCTCACACGGCTTGCAGTCGAACTTCAGGGTCAGCACTTCATCGCCATGTACCAGCTGCATCGGTGCGACCTTGGTCTTCACGCCGGTTACACCCTTGGCCTGTTTCGGACACAGGTTGAAGGAGAAGCGCAGGCAGTGCTTGGTGATCATCACCGGCACTTCGCCTTCTTCTTCGTGCGCCTCGTAGGCAGCGTCGATCAGTTGCACGCCGTGGCGGTGGTAGAAGTCGCGGGCCTTCTGGTTGTAAACGTTGGCCAGGAACGACAGGTGCGATTCCGGGTACACCGGCGCTGGGTCGGTCTCGGCCTTGCGGCCGCCACGTGGATGGGCAGCGATGCGCGCTTCGGTGAGTGCTTCGATGGCGTCGCGGCGCAGTGCCTTGAGCTGCGAGTTGGGCACGAAGAACGCTTGCGGCGCATCCAGCGTCACGCTTTGGGCGTGGTAGATGGTGGTGCCGAGCTGGGTGAGCAGGTCACGCAGGCCATCGAGTGCCTGTCCCGGCTTGTTGGCCACACCGAACGGGCCGGGCAGGGCGACGTCAACACTGATGCCCTCTTCGCTGGTGGCGGTGAGCTTGAGGGCGTCTTCACGCAGCTCGGTCTTCCAGCTCACGCCAATACGGCGCTCGGCGCTGGTGCGTTGCAGCGCCTGCTGCCAGTTGTGGTCGAGGTTGCGCGAGAGCGGATGATTCGGGCGCAAGCGGAACAGGCCTTCGGGCATCTCGTTGGGCTCGACGCGGTAGCGGTAGCGCTTCTCGCCGTCTTCCTCGAACTCACCTTTGAGTTCAGCGATATTGGCGCGGAAACCCACCACCTCGCGCTTGACCAGCACGTTGAGGCCGTCGCCGTTGGACAGCGGCTCATGGGTAACGGCGATCAGGTCGCGCTTGTTCACCTTCTCCACGCTGCCGACCAGCAGGCCGGTAAAGGTGGGCGAATCGAAGGCGCCGATATCCACCTTGCGCTCAGTGACGAAGTAGTCGGTGCTGCCACGGTGGAAGGTCTTGTCCGGATCGGGCACGAAGAAGTGCGCGGTACGGCCGCTGGAGGCGCGAGCGAGGTCCGGGCGGTCTTCGAGAATGGCGTCAAGCTCGCGGCGGTAGTGGGCGGTGATGTTCTTCACGTAGGCCACGTCCTTGTAGCGGCCCTCGATCTTGAACGAGCGCACGCCAGCCTCGACCAGGGCGCGCAGGTTGGCGCTCTGGTTGTTGTCCTTCATCGACAGCAGGTGTTTTTCATAGGCGATTACGCCGCCTTTTTCATCCTTGAGGGTGTAGGGCAGGCGGCAGGCCTGCGAGCAGTCGCCACGGTTGGCGCTGCGCCCGGTCTGCGCGTGGGAGATGTTGCACTGGCCGGAGAAGGCCACGCATAGCGCGCCGTGGATGAAGAACTCGATGGCGGCATCGGTGGCATCGGCGATCTGACGGATTTCCTGCAGGTTCAGCTCGCGTGCCAGTACCAGTTGGGAGAAACCGGCCTGGTCGAGAAACTTGGCCCGTGCCAGGGTGCGAATGTCGGTCTGGGTGCTGGCGTGCAGCTCGATGGGCGGAATATCCAGCTCCATCACCCCCATGTCTTGCACGATCAGCGCATCCACGCCTGCGTCGTAGAGCTGGTGGATCAGCGTACGTACCTGCTCCAGCTCGTCGTCGTGGAAGATGGTGTTGAGCGTGGTGAACACCCGTGCATGGTAGCGCCGGGCGAACTCCACCAGCTTGGCGATCTCGCTCACCTCGTTGCAGGCGTTGTGCCGCGCGCCGTAGCTCGGGCCGCCGATATAGATGGCGTCGGCGCCATGCAGAATGGCCTCGCGGGCGATTTCGACGTCACGCGCAGGGCTGAGCAGTTCCAGGTGGTTCTTGGGCAAGGACATGGTGTTTTCTTTTATCAGGCTGGCACACGGGCAAGGCGCGCATTGTACCGGGCTGTGGCCCGCTGGGCACTCACCAGATGCCGGACGGCTGGCAATACGTGCCGATGCAGGTACAGTAGCGGCCTTTTTCAGGCGGAGGCGTGGCGATGGACAACAGAGGGTTGGAGAAGCTCGATCAGTGGCTGCTCAAGTACGGCAACGATGACTCGATCCTCTCTGCCAGCGAACTGGACGGCTTCTTCGCCGCCATCGTCTCCGCCCCGCGCCAGGTTGCGCCTGCCATCTGGTATTCGGCGATCTGGGCTGACCAGCCGCCGCAGTGGCCGAGTGACAAGGATGGCGAACGTTTCATGAAACTGGCCGTCGAGCTGATGAGCGAGGCCGCCTACATGCTCGCCGAAGAGCCGGACGACTACGAAGCGATCTTCCTGGCCGACAACAACGGCAAGGGCGAGAAGCTGATCGTCTCCGAATGGTGCGCGGGTTACCTGCGTGGTGCGGCGGTGGCCGGCTGGCTCGATGCATCGCTGCCGGAGTCGGTGGCGGCAGCTCTGGCGCTGATCACCCTGCATGGCGATGAAAGCGGCAGCGCGACGCTCAAGGCCATGACCGACGCCGAGTACGACGCCAGTACGGCGTTGCTCGAACCCGCCGCCGTCGAGCTTTTCCAGTATTGGCAGGATAACCTGGACCCGCTGCTGCCGGTGCGCCGCGAGGAGGCTAAAGTCGGGCGTAACGACCCCTGCACCTGCGGCAGTGGCAAGAAGTACAAGCAGTGCTGCATGCGCTGAGTCGTGACCCGGGGCACGGGCCCCGCGAAAACGAGGCGAGTTGGCCAGGCGCAGTACCTTGGCAGCGATGACCGGGGCGTGCTCGATATTGCGCGCCACGCTTTCCAGGCTCGAAGACGGGTTGTCGAACTGTTGAATCAGCTCCTGCGCGACCTTCGGAATGCTGGGCAGGGTGTGCAGTCGAGCGAACAGACTTTCTATATCCATGGCAACTCCGATAGGGAAGAACGCTGCAGTTGCGTTGGATGAGAAATAGCTCTCTGAGCACAGCTGTGCCTAACGCCTCAGCCAGTCCCATAGTTGCTATTTAGAGCCTTTTCCATGGGGGGTACCAGTCTGAAATACCCGCCCCGAGGGGTAATGCTGTTCACATAAGCAATGGTCGGACGCGATTAGTCACCTCGCCCCTTTGGGGAGAGGGTTAGGGCGGGCCGCGTTCGGCGAGGGGGAAACTGGCAGTTTTGCGGTGTTCTCAGCCCTCTCCCCCAACCCCTCTCCACTAGGCGTGCCCCCAATAAATGGGAGAGGGGGCCAAACGTGTGCAACTTTAAGTGAATAACATTCCGCCCCGAGGGGCGGTTTTTCGACGATGCGTCAGGCGAACACGAAGTACTTGCGCACCGTTTCCACCACTTCCCAGGTGCCTTTCATACAAGGCTCGACCACGAAGATGTCGCCGGCCCTGAGGTGGATCGGCTCCATGCCGTCCGGGGTGATGATGCAGTAGCCTTCCTGGAAGTGGCAGTACTCCCACTTCACGTAATCCACGCGCCATTTGCCGGGTGTGCAGATCCAGGTGCCCATGATCTTGCTTCCATCTTCGGAGGTGTAGGCATTGAGGTTGACGGTGTGCGGGTCACCTTCGATGCGCTCCCACTTGCAGGCATCGACGACGGGCATCGGCTGGGTATCGCGCAGAACGGTGATCGGT
The genomic region above belongs to Pseudomonas sediminis and contains:
- a CDS encoding putative quinol monooxygenase codes for the protein MYGFILHAHTHPEQAEAFEQLFRAYVEPSRTEPGCIEYHMLRDAQDPTLFIFYEVWASREALAEHTALPHMRAFHDKRMDYLRRDFDIREIEMLSPASAARA
- a CDS encoding peptidase U32 family protein, with the translated sequence MSLPKNHLELLSPARDVEIAREAILHGADAIYIGGPSYGARHNACNEVSEIAKLVEFARRYHARVFTTLNTIFHDDELEQVRTLIHQLYDAGVDALIVQDMGVMELDIPPIELHASTQTDIRTLARAKFLDQAGFSQLVLARELNLQEIRQIADATDAAIEFFIHGALCVAFSGQCNISHAQTGRSANRGDCSQACRLPYTLKDEKGGVIAYEKHLLSMKDNNQSANLRALVEAGVRSFKIEGRYKDVAYVKNITAHYRRELDAILEDRPDLARASSGRTAHFFVPDPDKTFHRGSTDYFVTERKVDIGAFDSPTFTGLLVGSVEKVNKRDLIAVTHEPLSNGDGLNVLVKREVVGFRANIAELKGEFEEDGEKRYRYRVEPNEMPEGLFRLRPNHPLSRNLDHNWQQALQRTSAERRIGVSWKTELREDALKLTATSEEGISVDVALPGPFGVANKPGQALDGLRDLLTQLGTTIYHAQSVTLDAPQAFFVPNSQLKALRRDAIEALTEARIAAHPRGGRKAETDPAPVYPESHLSFLANVYNQKARDFYHRHGVQLIDAAYEAHEEEGEVPVMITKHCLRFSFNLCPKQAKGVTGVKTKVAPMQLVHGDEVLTLKFDCKPCEMHVIGKMKGHILDLPQPGSAATQVVGHISPDDLLKTIRQKPGYSH
- a CDS encoding YecA family protein; its protein translation is MDNRGLEKLDQWLLKYGNDDSILSASELDGFFAAIVSAPRQVAPAIWYSAIWADQPPQWPSDKDGERFMKLAVELMSEAAYMLAEEPDDYEAIFLADNNGKGEKLIVSEWCAGYLRGAAVAGWLDASLPESVAAALALITLHGDESGSATLKAMTDAEYDASTALLEPAAVELFQYWQDNLDPLLPVRREEAKVGRNDPCTCGSGKKYKQCCMR
- a CDS encoding cupin domain-containing protein, whose translation is MTNKPITVLRDTQPMPVVDACKWERIEGDPHTVNLNAYTSEDGSKIMGTWICTPGKWRVDYVKWEYCHFQEGYCIITPDGMEPIHLRAGDIFVVEPCMKGTWEVVETVRKYFVFA